One genomic window of Mucilaginibacter sp. SJ includes the following:
- a CDS encoding ATP-binding protein has translation MDTNIKQLRALMQYTAGCVEARLQTVFGNDATYLPPLLPQLERNGSVLEKLIDDHGLNSNEVIILMMALVPHLQVEFFDEIIQPYMRESGDFQQIGGVRSRNGRSFLPTGQTVVFVLAGDDLEKRLEIADLFHHHSNLAKQHILYLEDVPEGEPALSGRLLLQPEYVELLISGTESIPKLSMNFPAQHLETTYNWDDLVLNDTTRRQIAELENWVNYQQVLMTDWGMERKLKPGYRALFHGPPGTGKTLTASLLGKYTGKPVFRIDLSMIVSKFIGETEKNLSKLFEKADNKNWILFFDEADALFGKRTNVKDAHDKYANQEASYLLQRVEQHNGLVILATNFKNNIDEAFMRRFQSVINFPLPNADERFTIWQKSFPPKANLNGHINLEQISRKYELSGSGILNVVQFACLQMLARKESRITSELILEGIEREYTKENRVW, from the coding sequence ATGGATACTAATATTAAACAGTTAAGAGCGCTGATGCAGTATACAGCCGGTTGTGTTGAAGCCAGGTTGCAAACTGTATTTGGTAACGACGCAACTTATTTGCCTCCGCTGCTGCCCCAGTTGGAGCGAAATGGTAGTGTGCTCGAAAAATTAATTGATGATCATGGCTTGAACAGCAATGAGGTTATTATACTAATGATGGCCTTGGTACCTCATTTACAGGTTGAGTTTTTTGATGAAATTATTCAGCCTTACATGCGTGAATCGGGCGATTTTCAGCAGATTGGTGGAGTTAGGAGCCGTAACGGACGCAGCTTTTTACCAACCGGCCAAACAGTGGTTTTTGTTTTGGCAGGCGATGACCTTGAAAAGCGGCTGGAGATAGCCGATCTGTTTCATCATCATAGCAATCTGGCAAAACAGCATATTTTATACCTGGAGGATGTGCCCGAAGGTGAGCCTGCTTTGTCCGGCAGATTATTGTTGCAGCCCGAATATGTTGAACTTTTGATCAGTGGTACCGAATCTATTCCCAAACTAAGTATGAACTTTCCGGCACAACACCTGGAAACTACCTACAACTGGGACGACCTTGTATTGAACGATACTACCCGCAGGCAAATTGCCGAGCTGGAAAACTGGGTGAACTACCAGCAGGTATTAATGACCGACTGGGGCATGGAACGGAAACTGAAACCGGGTTACCGCGCATTATTCCACGGCCCGCCGGGAACGGGGAAAACACTTACCGCATCTCTGCTTGGTAAGTACACGGGTAAGCCGGTTTTCAGGATCGATCTGTCAATGATCGTATCCAAGTTTATAGGCGAAACAGAAAAGAATCTCTCCAAATTATTTGAAAAGGCCGATAATAAAAACTGGATCCTGTTTTTTGACGAAGCCGATGCGCTTTTTGGCAAACGGACTAACGTTAAAGATGCGCACGATAAATATGCTAACCAGGAAGCATCGTACCTGCTGCAGCGTGTGGAGCAGCACAATGGCCTAGTGATACTGGCAACCAATTTTAAAAATAACATTGATGAGGCCTTTATGCGCCGGTTTCAGTCGGTTATTAACTTCCCGCTGCCTAATGCCGATGAACGCTTTACTATCTGGCAAAAATCATTTCCGCCTAAAGCCAACCTCAACGGGCACATTAACCTTGAACAGATCTCGCGTAAATATGAGCTCAGTGGTTCCGGGATCTTGAATGTAGTACAAT
- a CDS encoding eCIS core domain-containing protein gives MKYIHNTRQPLSQKQADKADKPFFNGSREKSKQDGDAFFQARKIDGNQDSALEREADAVAHKVTMAQQATANSSQRMGQMSVQKKGADEEKDAKGTQKKEQKDEKEEGKPQKKDEKKEEEKPTQKKEEDKKDKEPQKKEEDKKDKEGVQKKEEDKKDKEPQKKGEEDKKDEGKPQKKEKGEEKDDKAAAQKKEEKGGSVEKTEGKPEAPEAKFDRLLNESKGGGSPLPAKVRTQLEHQMNANFEQVKIHTGQQAVELCNLSKAQAFTHGNDIYFNAAKFDPESTAGMNLLAHELTHVVQQNGPRK, from the coding sequence ATGAAATACATCCATAATACACGCCAGCCGCTTAGTCAGAAACAGGCGGATAAAGCAGATAAGCCCTTTTTTAATGGCAGCCGCGAAAAAAGCAAGCAGGATGGAGATGCTTTTTTTCAGGCCAGGAAAATTGATGGTAACCAGGATAGCGCCCTCGAGCGGGAGGCCGATGCGGTAGCACATAAGGTGACTATGGCACAGCAGGCAACTGCTAATTCGTCACAGCGGATGGGACAAATGAGCGTTCAGAAAAAAGGAGCTGATGAGGAAAAGGATGCTAAAGGGACCCAAAAGAAAGAGCAAAAGGACGAGAAAGAAGAGGGTAAACCGCAGAAAAAAGACGAAAAGAAAGAAGAGGAGAAACCAACTCAGAAGAAAGAGGAGGATAAAAAAGATAAAGAGCCTCAAAAAAAAGAAGAAGATAAAAAAGATAAAGAAGGCGTTCAAAAAAAGGAGGAAGATAAAAAAGACAAGGAACCGCAGAAAAAAGGCGAAGAAGATAAAAAGGACGAAGGCAAGCCGCAAAAAAAAGAAAAAGGTGAAGAAAAAGACGATAAAGCCGCTGCACAAAAGAAAGAAGAAAAGGGCGGCAGCGTAGAAAAAACAGAGGGCAAGCCCGAAGCTCCGGAAGCTAAGTTTGACAGGTTGTTGAATGAAAGTAAAGGTGGCGGTAGTCCTCTGCCTGCCAAAGTACGTACGCAATTGGAGCATCAGATGAACGCCAATTTTGAACAGGTGAAAATCCACACCGGGCAGCAGGCTGTTGAGCTTTGCAACCTTTCAAAAGCGCAGGCCTTTACACATGGCAATGATATTTATTTTAACGCAGCCAAATTTGACCCTGAAAGCACCGCCGGTATGAACCTGCTGGCTCACGAATTAACCCATGTTGTACAGCAAAACGGCCCGCGTAAATAA
- a CDS encoding tetratricopeptide repeat protein, translating to MSNRSQLTELINLGAIQQLNGNFEAAEAYYAKAADLNEPNVTLLNNRGMLFYQQNKFAEARPLFERALEIDNQNASAWLNLANTEVLLGQYDKALNAFRQTITLKVDQFEAWEGLAKLYMLSADMESAETCWLKAVELNPTSLNLLMGLAQVYLSTGRYDEAFEMADYVLSENPQNSRALQTAGLSQLMIKNYASATGYLIRYLMLFPGDIAVRNHLAVAYLQSGQLNEGAAEYERILEYDPENEEIRLNTGVLCLGLNRFDAAFAHLELLLEQHPENKKGKLYLGIALANLNQRDKAKMIFEDLLHDPGEWAAHAKKQLDLLNNLN from the coding sequence ATGAGCAACCGAAGCCAACTAACCGAACTGATAAACCTTGGTGCTATACAGCAGCTTAACGGCAATTTTGAAGCTGCAGAGGCTTATTATGCAAAAGCGGCTGATTTAAATGAGCCCAATGTTACCCTGCTCAATAACCGGGGCATGTTGTTTTACCAACAAAACAAATTTGCCGAAGCGAGGCCGCTTTTTGAACGCGCTTTAGAAATTGATAATCAAAATGCTTCGGCATGGCTCAATCTGGCCAATACCGAGGTTTTGCTGGGCCAGTATGATAAGGCTTTAAACGCTTTTAGGCAAACCATTACGCTTAAGGTCGATCAGTTTGAGGCCTGGGAAGGACTGGCTAAGTTGTATATGCTATCGGCAGATATGGAAAGCGCCGAAACATGCTGGCTTAAAGCGGTTGAGCTTAACCCCACAAGTTTAAATTTATTGATGGGACTGGCACAGGTTTATCTTTCAACCGGGAGGTATGATGAAGCTTTTGAAATGGCCGATTATGTATTATCCGAAAACCCGCAAAACAGCAGGGCATTGCAAACTGCGGGTCTGTCCCAATTAATGATAAAAAACTATGCGTCGGCTACAGGGTACCTGATCAGGTATTTGATGCTGTTTCCTGGGGATATTGCGGTACGTAACCACCTGGCCGTTGCTTATTTGCAAAGCGGTCAGTTAAATGAAGGGGCGGCAGAATACGAGCGGATCCTGGAATATGACCCCGAAAACGAGGAGATAAGGCTAAATACAGGAGTGCTTTGCCTTGGGCTTAACCGTTTTGACGCCGCGTTTGCACACCTGGAACTATTGCTTGAACAACATCCCGAAAACAAAAAAGGAAAACTATACCTGGGCATAGCGTTAGCTAATTTAAATCAGAGAGATAAGGCAAAGATGATTTTTGAAGACCTGCTGCATGATCCCGGCGAATGGGCCGCCCATGCAAAGAAGCAATTAGATCTGTTAAACAATTTAAACTAA
- a CDS encoding eCIS core domain-containing protein gives MKTPQKAAPANTKQNQPANRQAAGKDPFFSAAHDIERVPESSFFEGNKVQRKMTVNEPGDHFERQADQVADKVVQHINQPKTTVNAATASTTAPATTSAVQKKEDKKEDKQEKEQNGADKELQRRPIFESDGDPNEGNTLKRSSQSAAPEVSSQTQQKIESSKGGGEPLPSNTREEMEGAMGTDLSGVRIHNNSEAAGLSNDLQAQAFTHGNDIYFGAGKYDPQSQAGQHLLAHEVTHTVQQGSGVKKKIQRKPTKGDVSGNAGQVATAENPIDTTASKESLFVPKINIPGLKLGLMPGSTTNYSFKKTERSGKHLADWNDAATKGAGFDTVFNNKKTAEIPKEANASNFFMTLESEKKLTNLKHLFTGSITQLKTTFARPFWNDKGHEINNGYDVDHKVELQLGGKDGISNLWMLEAAANRSSGSNINTEITSKVEAALNAITTMPDGQTKPGAAEVMSKYTITAGTLDGSLPISGGKEAWELSEIEAGDHLKKLVFLSDTDKARAKLIDSTNLSLITSERYGATQNIKWAPEAGKTTEKDVNVQVGHIKRNGANLKIRKISYEDKDNATILSAGSKGSATIEVFMDNAFVAGISTTQPIEPVPGIYGGRLSGVAVKQALSAGLKAKGLSPITITELDIGESGLIGFGKINTDVPIIGGSAIDIIFNEDGIKISKVFNSGEIKVPPPFKITNTSLEVYAATSGIGIKGEANFEIKKLGKGKVGAMANTSGEFALEGSFDFDSKTFNPAQIKASYRNGEFSASGDIGIPAGKIKGLKSAHININYANNIFNASGTAEPDIKGIKSAEIHVTYGNETLVIGGSFVLDENMPGIQSGSGNVEVTRGPDEIYHVKANGKAIPKIPKINTELSISYDDGALTIEGKASYAADRVSGEVMVGATNRAIAADGTPSGPAGDKFTAYGSGKLTLKVTDWLQASASVRVTPAGEIEVVGRLDLPSAVDVFPKKSINKELFKVPTIQIPIFAIPLGPKSIGIVATIDGGLDFDAAVGPGQLKDVFGQIEFNPSHPENTRISGGAKFVIPAHAGLKLKAALGIGLSIGPASVTGGIQIVGGLGLEGEASAAADLAWSPTTGFEFNALGEIEVHPKFTFDVNAFIKAELDLLVTDISKEWTKNLASFSYGPDLQVKVSLPIHYKDGEPFDVKTDDIKVTYPEISISDIAGGIADKVKEEML, from the coding sequence ATGAAAACACCTCAAAAGGCAGCACCGGCAAACACCAAACAGAACCAGCCTGCAAACAGGCAGGCGGCAGGGAAAGATCCGTTTTTCTCGGCTGCTCATGATATAGAACGTGTGCCGGAATCCTCTTTTTTTGAGGGTAATAAGGTTCAACGTAAAATGACGGTGAATGAACCCGGCGATCATTTTGAACGGCAGGCCGACCAGGTGGCAGATAAAGTTGTTCAGCATATTAATCAGCCTAAAACCACAGTTAACGCTGCGACTGCTTCTACTACTGCTCCTGCCACTACCTCTGCCGTACAAAAGAAAGAAGATAAAAAGGAAGATAAACAGGAAAAAGAGCAGAATGGTGCTGACAAAGAATTACAACGTCGCCCCATTTTTGAAAGTGACGGCGACCCCAACGAAGGGAATACATTGAAACGCAGCAGTCAGTCAGCCGCACCTGAAGTATCTTCGCAAACCCAGCAAAAGATCGAAAGCAGCAAAGGCGGCGGCGAACCATTGCCCTCCAATACCCGCGAGGAAATGGAAGGAGCAATGGGCACGGATTTGAGTGGGGTACGCATCCATAACAACAGCGAAGCCGCCGGTTTAAGTAACGATTTACAGGCGCAGGCGTTTACCCACGGTAATGATATTTATTTTGGTGCGGGTAAATATGATCCGCAGAGCCAGGCCGGGCAGCACCTGCTGGCGCATGAAGTGACTCACACGGTTCAACAGGGGAGTGGAGTAAAAAAGAAAATACAGCGTAAACCAACTAAGGGCGATGTATCGGGTAATGCAGGTCAGGTTGCTACCGCCGAAAATCCGATTGATACAACAGCATCAAAGGAGTCGCTTTTTGTACCTAAAATAAATATACCAGGCTTAAAACTTGGCCTTATGCCTGGCTCAACAACTAATTATTCTTTCAAAAAAACTGAGAGGTCGGGCAAACACCTTGCCGATTGGAACGACGCTGCAACCAAAGGAGCTGGTTTTGATACCGTTTTCAATAATAAAAAAACGGCCGAGATCCCCAAAGAGGCTAACGCCTCCAATTTTTTCATGACGCTTGAGTCGGAAAAAAAACTTACTAACCTGAAGCACCTTTTTACCGGCTCCATTACCCAGCTCAAGACTACTTTTGCACGCCCGTTTTGGAACGATAAAGGTCATGAAATAAATAATGGCTATGATGTTGATCACAAAGTTGAGTTACAATTAGGTGGAAAAGATGGCATCTCCAATCTTTGGATGCTTGAGGCCGCAGCAAACAGGTCGTCTGGTTCAAATATCAATACAGAGATCACCTCAAAAGTTGAAGCAGCATTGAATGCCATTACCACCATGCCCGACGGACAAACCAAGCCGGGTGCGGCCGAGGTAATGAGTAAATATACCATTACTGCCGGAACGCTTGACGGGAGCTTGCCTATTAGCGGCGGTAAAGAGGCCTGGGAGTTAAGTGAAATTGAGGCTGGCGACCATCTCAAAAAATTGGTATTTCTCTCAGATACAGATAAAGCGAGAGCAAAACTTATAGATAGCACTAATCTTTCCCTGATCACGAGCGAAAGATATGGAGCAACACAAAATATTAAATGGGCCCCGGAAGCGGGTAAAACAACCGAGAAAGATGTTAATGTTCAGGTAGGGCATATAAAACGAAACGGTGCTAATCTGAAAATAAGAAAGATTTCTTATGAAGATAAAGACAACGCCACGATACTCAGTGCGGGTTCAAAAGGATCTGCTACTATTGAAGTATTCATGGATAACGCGTTTGTGGCGGGGATATCCACAACACAACCAATTGAACCAGTGCCCGGTATATACGGCGGTAGGTTAAGTGGTGTAGCTGTAAAACAGGCTTTAAGTGCAGGGCTAAAGGCAAAGGGATTAAGCCCCATAACAATAACGGAGTTAGATATCGGTGAGTCTGGTTTGATAGGATTCGGCAAGATCAATACCGATGTTCCGATTATCGGAGGTTCCGCTATCGACATTATTTTTAATGAAGATGGTATCAAAATAAGTAAGGTATTTAATTCGGGAGAGATCAAGGTACCACCGCCTTTTAAAATCACCAATACTTCGCTTGAAGTATACGCAGCTACCTCAGGAATCGGCATAAAGGGAGAAGCTAATTTTGAAATAAAGAAGCTGGGTAAAGGTAAAGTTGGCGCTATGGCCAACACGTCGGGAGAGTTTGCGCTTGAGGGATCTTTTGATTTTGATTCAAAAACCTTCAATCCGGCACAAATAAAAGCCTCCTATCGTAATGGAGAATTTAGCGCTTCGGGAGATATTGGCATTCCTGCCGGTAAAATAAAAGGTCTTAAATCGGCGCACATCAATATAAATTATGCCAACAACATATTTAATGCTTCCGGAACAGCCGAGCCGGATATTAAGGGTATAAAAAGTGCCGAGATCCATGTTACTTATGGTAACGAAACGTTGGTTATTGGTGGCAGCTTCGTTCTTGACGAAAACATGCCGGGCATCCAAAGCGGCAGTGGCAATGTGGAGGTTACCCGCGGGCCGGATGAGATATACCACGTTAAAGCCAACGGTAAAGCCATCCCCAAAATACCAAAAATCAATACTGAACTGTCAATATCTTATGATGATGGCGCGCTGACTATAGAAGGTAAGGCCTCTTACGCTGCCGACAGGGTATCAGGTGAGGTGATGGTAGGCGCCACCAACCGTGCTATTGCTGCCGATGGTACGCCATCAGGCCCTGCAGGGGATAAGTTTACTGCCTACGGCTCGGGTAAATTAACCCTCAAAGTTACAGATTGGCTACAGGCTTCGGCAAGTGTAAGGGTGACTCCGGCCGGTGAAATCGAAGTTGTTGGCCGTTTGGACCTGCCTTCGGCTGTTGATGTTTTCCCTAAAAAGAGCATCAATAAAGAGCTGTTCAAAGTACCAACCATCCAGATCCCCATATTCGCCATCCCGCTTGGTCCTAAGAGCATAGGTATCGTAGCTACTATTGATGGTGGCCTTGATTTTGACGCAGCGGTTGGCCCCGGACAACTCAAAGACGTTTTTGGACAGATAGAATTTAATCCTTCACATCCCGAAAATACCCGGATCAGCGGTGGGGCAAAATTTGTGATCCCTGCACATGCTGGTTTAAAATTAAAAGCCGCATTAGGTATTGGCTTGAGTATCGGGCCTGCCAGCGTTACAGGCGGCATCCAAATAGTTGGTGGTTTAGGGCTTGAAGGAGAAGCAAGTGCCGCTGCCGACCTGGCCTGGTCGCCCACAACCGGGTTTGAGTTTAACGCTTTGGGTGAGATCGAGGTACACCCTAAGTTTACGTTTGATGTAAACGCATTCATTAAAGCCGAACTTGATCTTTTGGTTACAGATATTTCAAAAGAGTGGACTAAAAACCTGGCGTCATTTAGTTATGGCCCGGATCTGCAGGTTAAAGTTTCGCTGCCAATCCACTATAAAGATGGCGAACCGTTTGATGTGAAAACCGATGATATTAAAGTTACCTATCCTGAAATCAGCATTTCTGATATAGCAGGTGGTATAGCAGATAAAGTAAAAGAAGAAATGTTATGA
- a CDS encoding contractile injection system tape measure protein, which translates to MAGSTHIIHKLVLDIEVSHRSTAQKVQDEAVRYFEQVLLKKLEQLLDDMDLPAHVLIDKIDLDLGTGKMEDVFEQLQASLAKALEPVLNPAVLPVGDEPDNEISYSLLTEEQQAFNVFVYFLNTGRLPWYAVAATEWLQQENVWLSELSELLTKDRTYQSKLINLFKSSALAAARLFSQFGMAFIKKLAMVLLQAETYGFQKKVDAVVEEIRRLITGESATNIHANIKEVLPAEFNSDSRRQIIEKILLMIYLRTGHSEFAGDSAILKKLTALITGELKASVSISAMSLIQIAETVIQSTENKSLLQSNKPTTTPDNTPETSLKKEEEIAGTYVTQAGLVILHPFLEYFFKDFGLLQDNDFVDLPARQLAVHLLHYLGTGNVNAFEYDLYFEKFLCRWPLDEPLEREVEIPQRMLDEGDNMLRTVIKYWKALKNTSPGGLREAFLMRKGKLIETEQPARLIVERMDLDILLSSLPWGIGVIKLPWMNEPFYVEWQ; encoded by the coding sequence ATGGCAGGGAGCACACATATCATCCATAAGCTGGTACTTGATATAGAAGTATCACACCGAAGCACTGCCCAAAAGGTGCAGGACGAGGCCGTGCGGTACTTTGAACAGGTCCTGCTCAAAAAACTGGAGCAATTGCTGGATGATATGGATCTGCCTGCTCATGTTTTGATAGATAAGATTGATCTTGATCTGGGTACGGGTAAAATGGAAGATGTATTTGAACAATTGCAGGCAAGCCTGGCTAAGGCGCTTGAGCCGGTTTTAAATCCTGCCGTATTACCTGTAGGTGATGAGCCAGATAACGAGATCAGCTATTCATTGCTTACTGAAGAGCAGCAGGCTTTTAATGTATTTGTTTATTTCCTTAACACGGGCAGGCTTCCGTGGTATGCGGTAGCTGCAACAGAATGGCTGCAGCAGGAAAATGTTTGGTTAAGTGAACTGTCAGAATTGTTGACAAAAGATCGAACTTATCAATCAAAACTTATCAATCTTTTTAAGAGCTCAGCTCTTGCGGCAGCCAGGTTATTCAGCCAGTTTGGTATGGCTTTTATTAAAAAGCTGGCAATGGTTTTACTTCAGGCCGAGACTTATGGATTTCAAAAAAAGGTCGACGCTGTTGTTGAAGAAATCAGGCGTTTGATAACTGGTGAATCAGCAACAAACATACACGCTAACATTAAAGAGGTTTTACCGGCGGAATTTAATAGCGACTCCAGGCGGCAGATCATTGAAAAGATCTTGCTGATGATTTACCTGCGGACAGGCCATAGTGAATTTGCTGGTGATAGTGCAATCCTGAAAAAGCTAACCGCTTTAATAACCGGAGAGTTAAAAGCTTCTGTTTCAATTTCTGCGATGAGCCTCATTCAAATAGCCGAAACAGTTATCCAATCAACAGAAAATAAATCGCTGCTGCAAAGTAATAAACCCACAACCACGCCCGATAATACTCCGGAAACAAGCTTGAAAAAAGAAGAAGAAATTGCCGGAACTTATGTAACTCAGGCCGGTTTGGTGATCCTGCACCCGTTTTTGGAGTATTTCTTTAAAGATTTTGGCTTGTTGCAGGATAACGATTTTGTTGATCTGCCCGCAAGGCAACTGGCCGTTCACCTGCTGCACTATTTAGGTACCGGTAATGTGAATGCCTTTGAATATGACCTTTATTTTGAAAAGTTTTTATGCCGGTGGCCACTTGACGAGCCATTGGAACGTGAAGTTGAAATACCACAGCGTATGCTTGACGAAGGCGACAATATGCTCCGGACAGTAATAAAATATTGGAAAGCATTAAAAAACACATCGCCTGGCGGCTTGCGCGAAGCATTTCTAATGCGCAAGGGGAAACTGATTGAAACAGAACAGCCTGCCCGCCTTATTGTGGAGCGGATGGACCTGGATATCCTGCTTTCATCATTGCCATGGGGCATTGGCGTAATTAAACTGCCCTGGATGAATGAACCTTTTTATGTGGAATGGCAATGA